The Raphanus sativus cultivar WK10039 chromosome 6, ASM80110v3, whole genome shotgun sequence sequence GCTATATGTTGTGTTAAATATGGGCTCAATAAAACGTTGAAAAGGTCTCTATCCATAGCAAAATCTCTAACGAATCTGTGTAGTTTTGCTCCTGAAAAATACCCCAAAATCACCAAAGTTTTCCAAAACGtacctgaacctgaaaacactCTAAATTAAGAGATTCAAATTGTTTGTGTATTGATAGAAATAacaatcttgtaaatacttAAAGATAATGAGGTTGAGAAAGTAAAAAAGTCATGttcgaaaaagaaaataaaattaattgcaTTTTCGTGAATAATCTAAATTTGTGGGATGTACAAGGTGaaaagattttcaaaaaaaatcataagttatttttgtgtttgactttgagttttgagtcaattttgcaaaTAACTCTTTCACAAAAGTCCGTACTACAAAAAGGTGAAATCAACAGGAAACAAAGATGATTCGTGGTTCATATATCACGCATAAGCATTTGAGTTGGTTATATAAACCACCAGAAatggaagaaacaaaaaaagcgAGATAATCAACAGACTCAAGATTCAGATGGAACTCTGATCTTATTTTCTTTGGTTAGAGTAGTATATATGCTTTGATCAAGCGACATAGTAGATGGAGTTAGGGAGCTTGAAGGTTCTCTTGGGAACTGGGCAACCTGCGAAGCTGTTCCATTGCGCACCCATCACTCCCCAAACTTTGTATCCAAGACTTGTAAGCCATGTCCTCAAATCTGCTTTGTATTGGGTCACACTCTTCTTCTCATCCTCTCCACTCCTGCAATTTTTCGGTTTAACAATTTTGTTATACCCGGTTCAGAGTACTGTTATCTTGTTATACATATAccgaaaattgtttttttctcaattttgTTATACCCGGTTCTTATAACAATTTTGTTATACTTTAAAAAGGTCGaaatattgtcaaaaaaaagctcgaaatatgttttttctctttcttttttttagtactgttatcttcttttttttgactgaaAGTACTGTTCCTCTTGTTATAAGAAAAAAGTTGAGACTTGGAGGAACATGGGAATATATACCTGAGGAGGAGGTTAGACCAGCCGTGGTAACCGGCTTCAATAAGGTTCTCGACCGTGGCGGATCTGAGGTACTCTTTGCGAGAAGAAACCAAAAAGATCTTGAAACCTCTCTCTCTGATCTCATGGAATAACTTCACCATGTTTGGAACCGCTGGTGCCTTTCCCCAACTTTGCCATTCCTCGAACTTGGTCGTGTTTAGTTGCTCACCACTGATTCAAATCAATGTATAATCCCAAAAGATGACTACGTATATGAAGCTAATATAATATAACTCTTATATTTCTTTTCATTCCAAACATAAcaaatataaacacaaaattaatCTAACTAAACTGAGAAACTGGAATTTATCAAAAGTTcagatttttagttatatatggACTGAGAGTTATAGTTACAAACTAACATTGTATTAGTTAAAAGCTTAAAAATATAACCAAAATTTTgtcaaatccaaaataaaatgtcaaatcaAAACTGAAATGAACCTGAAAATCAACAAGGTTAACTCAATTTTCTTACCCGAAGCAGCCGTTGCTCTTGTGGTAAGGAATGGTGGAGAGAAGAGTGTCATCAATGTCAAAGATCCAAGCATCCATGCCATCACATTTCTTCTTCTCGCAACAAGTTTTTCCGAGGTAGAGGATGGCTTCATCAACGGCTCTCTCCACGTCATCTTCGTACTGAGAGGATGTCATGTACTTTTGGACGAACCACACACACTCCTGTGGCACAACGGTGAAGTCTCTAATGTTGTGAAGCTCCACGTTGATTCTCCAGCTCTCGCAGTATCCGGTTAGGTTTGGATCTTTCAATGTGGCGATCCCCTTTTGGCTAGTGGTGGTTGTGGTTGACTTGAGTCCTTTGAACTGGTTTAGGATGTTCCAGTCACGAGCTGAGACCATTCCGATGAAAAGAAATGAGAGGGTTAGCGAGAGCACCAAGGATCTAGCCATGTTGTTAAGATAAGAATTATTTTCTTGTGTTTGGCTATCTGTCTGTAATATGGCAATGTGTATAAATAGATGTAGAAGTATAGAAGTCTTaacattccaaaaaaaatataacgcTTTAATAATTTTGTACGTTTAGCactgatttatttaaaataatatttaggggttggcaaaaaaaaaaaaccgaatcaaaccaaACTGTTCCAATCAAATTCAACCCGATCCAAACCAAGCAAAAGCATACGTTAAACCATTTTTAGGATTTTATCAATCCAAATGGTTCGATCTGGTTTGGTTTTAAGctgaaccaaatcaaatcgAACCCAAACCGGATCCGTAATTAAACCGAATTGCCCACCCCTAGTTACCGTGCCATTTTCAGATCAAACTTCTCCTTAAATTTCTTCTGTAAAGGTTATTTAACTTCTCTTACACTATCTCAGTTTGTCTATCGAGTCACTAGATTCACTTTttcaatacaaacaaaaaagagtTAGAATATATTATCTTTATACATTTTGTCTCGAAGTGTTGTTCAACTATATTTACAGATAGAATTTATCATGTTCATGTCATCATGTGACCATATACATACAATATGTACACTAAAGGAGATGAATGTGAACGCCAGcacattttatataagataatataataaCTATATTCATACAATAGAGTATTCATACAATAGAGCAGGAGGAAAGTGGGCACCATGTCTTGATGTCAAACAGCAACTTGAAGAAAATTAGATGAGAAACAGTCTTGATGTGAAACAGGCAACTTGAAGAAAATTAGATGAGAAACATTAACTCCAGCTCATGCAGTTTAATATAATCAACCGTCTTGATCGTCTGAATAAACGTGTACTTGGCTAAAATATTTTCAGGATATGaccaaaaagttaaaaaagatatacacatatatacaaaCAAGGATGTATGTGCAACATACATTTATATACAACTGAGCCGAACTCCGCACACATAACAAAATAGTGTATTCTTATATTGATATATACAATACACCAACCAAAATTGTTGTCAAGCATGAAGTCCATGACCATTCAAAGAAAATGTATCACCGTacatacactacaagaaaacacgctgataCCGAGGGactttttcctcggtatttcgtcggaataagcgtattccgacgaaatatcgaggaaaatgtccctcgaaaaaaactcctcgaaatttcatttttcctCGAAATGTCCTCGAAAAtttgtgacggaatttcgaAGAAACATAATTCCGAGGATATTTAGAGGACAATCCTTCGTCGAAGAGGTCCTCGGTATATATTGAGGAAcaattccctcggtatataccgaggattatACCGAGAGAAAAGACCTACGAATGTTTTCGAGGAAACAGGTTtgtcggaaaattccgagggacgtcttcctcgaaaaatttcgaggaCCAGTGTTTGTCGAAATTTTTCGAGGgactgtttcctcgaaattttttgAGGAAGGCAGCCCTCGAACATTTTCGAGGAAACtgtccctcggaatattccgaggaacacttccctcggtatataccgaggacagctgttcctcggaatatattgaaaataatttttttttaaaattttttttctttaaaaaaaaatatttttaaaatttaaattcgaaaatataaaattaaaatttaaattgaaaatatattatttaaaattcaaagtcatacaaatcaaaagaaaacatttcgagtttttgaaagaaattaaactacGGGTTTTGGAAGTCCGGGTCTGGTATGGTCGGGAAGTCCACGTTGGCGTTCGGAttcatgctcctcatcatcaccatcatttgctcgttcagcttcctctgtgcctcccagcccgcctcttgactcgccaccatggactccagcgcagatatgtgagcatccttgtccctcatctgactcagaaggacttcttgatcaacataggacggtggtggtgcagaagcagacggaaccgagggagaccgacgagccaaaccgaacaaacggcccttcttctttggaaccgactgaaaaagaaagtgtcaaatttaaataatataaaaaatggattgaactttaaaaaatgaacttaccgcttcaacgatttggttgatccgaacccgaggcaagccggtcgatcccgtcgaatcgtcatcctcggtttgaagctgagacacttcctgttccatctgactgtcgatgagggtgaccacatccctcacaacaccatcatcaatctcgtcggtcttcttgttggtatacgccgtctttattaggcggagatgatcaaccggctccccctcattttcttccgccttgaaaaaaacataaattaaacaaacattagtaattaaaagaaatgcacaaaaaaaatattagaatcttaaataatataataaaaaccgacaagcttaccaagcgatccccaagactggctaaagattgagcacccaagttatggatgtacatgcccttccccttacggtcgctcttgcggttggtggagttggtggaagaagttgctctcacttcgttcttactccaatgcaCACCCAACTCCTGCCAGACGACGGGGTCCATCCTCTttggaacctttaaaaaaaaaattgttaaataaatagaaaaatattttaataaattaaaaaattgtttcataaataaaaacgaaccttgtttatttctcacttcttcttccacgagtgcatctgcttcccatagttgtccataactttatggacgaagtggtaatagataaacaacgtatcatcggcattccagttgaattgttgctgaaaataaaacacaattagtagaaaattaatattaaagattaaaaaaaataagtaaaaaatagaatacttaccgcaaactgttgAAACCACATATGCTGCTTCTCGAGAGGGAAGTCGGTGAAAGTCGGATGTCCATTGTCGAGGGACGAGTACATCATATTGTTGATCCATCCGCTGATCCCGTTCCCGGATCGGTCGaacctaataaaaagaattaattattt is a genomic window containing:
- the LOC108836191 gene encoding acid phosphatase 1 gives rise to the protein MARSLVLSLTLSFLFIGMVSARDWNILNQFKGLKSTTTTTSQKGIATLKDPNLTGYCESWRINVELHNIRDFTVVPQECVWFVQKYMTSSQYEDDVERAVDEAILYLGKTCCEKKKCDGMDAWIFDIDDTLLSTIPYHKSNGCFGGEQLNTTKFEEWQSWGKAPAVPNMVKLFHEIRERGFKIFLVSSRKEYLRSATVENLIEAGYHGWSNLLLRSGEDEKKSVTQYKADLRTWLTSLGYKVWGVMGAQWNSFAGCPVPKRTFKLPNSIYYVA